One window from the genome of Pseudomonas frederiksbergensis encodes:
- the ligD gene encoding DNA ligase D produces the protein MAKAESESARLSAVQAHATTTRSRARRGDQVDNGRLPERLSPQLATPVEQPPAGEWRYEIQFHGYRLMARIENGEVRLFNRHHTDWTERLKLHADALAKLDLGNCWLDGELVLLDDAGHSDFPALRQAFEIGRSVDMVYFLFDAPFLNGVDLREKPVEERRSALKNALKNNASKRLRFSEAFSASQHDIFESATALSLDSVVGKRLGSPYVSGRNPDWVKLRCRLRQCFVIVGFTRPQGKRNGFGALLLAVNGPSGLVYAGRVGTGFSQAQLTQLHERLCAQERDTSPLDQPLRGAQGRGVHWVEPAQVCEVEFAEWTAEGLVRQAVFLGLPGDGHASRVVREQPMPIKAAPPKPKRRTKADAAKVDGVMITHPDRVVDSVSGVQKAELAQYYLEIAPWILPHLKLRPVALVRAPEGIGEQLFFQKHPDRLEIPHIKQLDPKLDPGHAALMEIDSIHALVGAAQMGAVELHTWTATHDRIETPDLFVLDLDPDPSLPWSAMLEATRMTLSVLDELGLQGFLKTSGGKGMHVIVPLARSEGWEVTKAFAKAISQFLTRQMPQRITATMGPKNRVGKVFIDYLRNARGASTVAAYSVRARPGLPVSVPIARDELDGLRNAQQWDIQTALERAKGLGADPWEGYNHRQRITARMWEQLETEKP, from the coding sequence ATGGCCAAGGCCGAGAGTGAATCTGCCCGTCTGTCTGCCGTGCAAGCGCACGCAACAACGACTCGCAGCCGTGCCCGACGGGGCGATCAGGTGGACAACGGCCGGCTGCCGGAACGTCTGTCACCGCAATTGGCCACGCCCGTGGAACAACCGCCGGCCGGGGAATGGCGCTATGAGATCCAATTCCACGGCTATCGCCTCATGGCGCGCATCGAGAATGGCGAGGTCCGGCTGTTTAACCGCCACCACACGGACTGGACCGAGCGGCTCAAGCTGCATGCCGACGCCTTGGCGAAGCTGGACCTGGGCAATTGTTGGCTCGACGGCGAACTTGTCCTGCTCGACGACGCCGGCCATTCGGACTTCCCTGCCCTGCGCCAGGCCTTCGAAATCGGACGCAGCGTCGACATGGTGTATTTCCTGTTCGACGCGCCGTTCCTCAATGGTGTCGACCTGCGCGAGAAACCGGTGGAAGAACGCCGCTCCGCGCTCAAGAACGCCCTGAAGAACAACGCCAGCAAGCGCCTGCGGTTTTCCGAGGCATTCTCCGCCAGCCAACACGACATTTTCGAAAGTGCCACCGCGCTGTCGTTGGACAGTGTGGTCGGCAAACGTCTGGGCAGCCCTTATGTCTCGGGCCGCAACCCCGATTGGGTCAAGCTCAGGTGTCGGCTGCGCCAATGCTTTGTCATCGTGGGATTCACGCGCCCACAAGGCAAACGCAACGGCTTCGGCGCCCTGTTGCTGGCGGTCAACGGGCCGTCGGGCCTGGTGTATGCCGGCCGCGTCGGTACGGGCTTCAGCCAGGCTCAACTCACGCAGTTGCACGAAAGACTCTGCGCCCAGGAGCGCGATACTTCCCCGCTGGACCAGCCACTGCGCGGTGCACAGGGACGCGGTGTGCATTGGGTCGAGCCGGCCCAAGTCTGCGAAGTCGAATTTGCCGAATGGACCGCCGAGGGCCTGGTTCGCCAAGCGGTATTCCTTGGCCTGCCGGGCGACGGGCACGCCAGCCGCGTGGTGCGCGAGCAGCCCATGCCGATAAAAGCCGCGCCTCCCAAGCCCAAGCGCCGCACCAAGGCAGACGCCGCCAAGGTCGACGGCGTGATGATCACCCACCCCGACCGCGTCGTTGACAGCGTCAGCGGCGTACAAAAAGCCGAACTGGCGCAGTATTACCTGGAGATCGCGCCATGGATCCTACCGCACCTGAAGTTGAGGCCTGTCGCACTTGTGCGGGCACCGGAGGGAATCGGCGAGCAACTGTTCTTCCAGAAACATCCAGATCGCCTTGAAATACCCCATATCAAGCAGCTGGATCCGAAGCTTGACCCGGGCCACGCGGCGCTGATGGAAATCGACAGTATCCATGCCCTGGTCGGCGCGGCGCAGATGGGCGCGGTGGAATTGCACACCTGGACGGCCACCCATGACCGAATCGAGACGCCCGATCTGTTCGTCCTGGACCTGGACCCCGACCCGTCATTGCCCTGGAGCGCCATGCTCGAAGCGACGCGCATGACCTTGTCCGTATTGGACGAGCTGGGCCTGCAGGGATTTCTCAAGACCAGCGGCGGCAAAGGCATGCACGTCATCGTGCCATTGGCTCGCAGCGAGGGATGGGAGGTCACCAAGGCTTTCGCCAAGGCCATCTCGCAATTCCTGACCCGCCAGATGCCGCAGCGGATCACCGCGACCATGGGACCCAAGAACCGCGTGGGCAAGGTATTTATCGATTATCTGCGCAACGCCCGCGGCGCCAGCACCGTGGCTGCCTACTCGGTGCGCGCAAGGCCGGGCCTGCCGGTTTCGGTCCCGATTGCCCGTGACGAACTGGACGGCCTGCGTAACGCCCAGCAGTGGGACATCCAGACTGCGTTGGAACGGGCCAAAGGCCTGGGCGCTGACCCGTGGGAAGGTTATAACCATCGCCAACGGATCACCGCCAGGATGTGGGAACAACTGGAGACAGAGAAGCCCTGA
- a CDS encoding FMN-dependent NADH-azoreductase: MKLLHIDSSILGDNSASRQLSRELVQAWTAADSDITVTYRDLAADAISHFSAQTLVAAGTSAELRDAALKHEADLSASTMAEFLAADAVVIAAPMYNFSIPTQLKAWIDRIAVAGQTFRYTEAGPQGLCGGKKLVIVSTSGGVHAGQPSGVGHEEYLKLMFGFLGITDIEFVRAEGLAYGDDMRTKAMSEAKLQIRQQFAAA, translated from the coding sequence ATGAAACTGTTGCACATCGATTCGAGCATCCTCGGCGACAACTCGGCTTCGCGCCAACTCAGCCGTGAACTGGTCCAGGCGTGGACTGCCGCCGACTCTGACATCACCGTCACTTACCGAGATTTGGCTGCCGACGCCATCAGCCACTTTTCCGCCCAGACGCTGGTCGCCGCCGGCACCAGCGCTGAGCTGCGTGACGCCGCCCTCAAGCACGAGGCCGACCTCAGTGCGTCGACCATGGCCGAGTTCCTCGCCGCAGATGCGGTGGTGATTGCAGCGCCGATGTACAACTTCAGTATTCCAACCCAGCTCAAGGCCTGGATCGACCGCATCGCTGTCGCCGGCCAGACGTTCCGCTACACCGAAGCCGGCCCGCAAGGCCTGTGCGGCGGCAAGAAACTGGTGATCGTCTCCACCTCCGGCGGTGTGCATGCCGGGCAACCGAGTGGCGTGGGCCACGAGGAATATCTGAAGCTGATGTTCGGTTTCCTGGGCATCACTGACATTGAATTCGTCCGCGCCGAGGGCCTGGCCTACGGTGACGACATGCGCACCAAAGCGATGAGCGAGGCCAAGCTGCAGATCCGCCAGCAGTTCGCCGCCGCGTAA
- a CDS encoding Ku protein — translation MARAIWKGAISFGLVHIPVALVSATASQGVDFDWLDKRSMDPVGYKRVNKVTGKEVTKDDIVKGVEYQKGQYVLISEDEIRAAHPKSTQTIDIFSFVDSEKIPLQNIDKPYFLAPDKRGGKVYALLRETLLKTNKVALANVVLHTRQHLAALMPLQEALVLVMLRWPAEVRELDVLELGDEVTNPTLAKGELDMAKRLVEDMSGDWEPQEYRDSFQEKIMELVEKKATEGRLEAVETDPGEEQRKTADVIDLTELLKRSLGGKGKSPEKSAEKTAAKSTKTRKSAPAKKATKASRG, via the coding sequence ATGGCACGGGCAATCTGGAAAGGCGCAATCAGTTTCGGGCTGGTCCACATTCCGGTGGCACTGGTGTCGGCCACCGCGTCCCAAGGTGTGGATTTCGACTGGCTGGACAAACGCAGCATGGATCCGGTGGGCTACAAGCGCGTCAACAAGGTCACCGGCAAGGAAGTGACCAAGGATGACATCGTCAAAGGCGTGGAATACCAGAAGGGTCAATATGTGCTGATCAGCGAGGATGAAATTCGCGCAGCCCACCCCAAGTCCACCCAGACCATCGACATTTTCTCTTTCGTGGACAGCGAAAAGATCCCGCTCCAGAACATCGACAAGCCGTATTTCCTGGCGCCGGACAAACGCGGTGGCAAGGTCTATGCGTTGCTGCGCGAGACGCTGCTCAAGACCAACAAGGTCGCCCTGGCAAATGTCGTGCTGCATACCCGCCAACACCTGGCGGCGCTCATGCCGTTGCAAGAAGCCCTGGTGCTGGTGATGCTGCGCTGGCCCGCCGAGGTCCGCGAACTCGACGTCCTGGAGCTGGGCGACGAAGTGACCAACCCAACGCTGGCAAAGGGCGAACTGGACATGGCCAAGCGCCTGGTGGAAGACATGAGCGGCGACTGGGAACCCCAGGAGTACCGCGACAGTTTCCAGGAAAAAATCATGGAACTGGTGGAAAAAAAGGCCACCGAAGGCCGCCTCGAAGCGGTGGAAACCGACCCGGGCGAAGAACAACGCAAGACCGCCGACGTCATCGACCTTACCGAGCTGCTCAAGCGCAGCCTCGGTGGCAAGGGCAAGAGCCCGGAAAAATCGGCTGAAAAAACGGCAGCAAAATCGACCAAGACGCGTAAATCCGCTCCTGCTAAAAAAGCCACCAAGGCCTCCCGGGGCTAA
- a CDS encoding ABC-F family ATPase, with translation MISTANITMQFGAKPLFENVSVKFGAGNRYGLIGANGCGKSTFMKILGGDLEPSGGQVMLEPNVRLGKLRQDQFAYEQFTVIDTVIMGHEELWKVKAERDRIYSLPEMTEEDGMAVAELETEFAEMDGYTAESRAGELLLGLGIPLEQHFGPMTEVAPGWKLRVLLAQALFSDPEVLLLDEPTNHLDINTIRWLENILTARNSTMIIISHDRHFLNSVCTHMADLDYGELRLFPGNYDEYMIAATQSREQLLSDNAKKKAQIAELQTFVSRFSANASKAKQATSRAKQIDKIQLAEVKPSSRVSPFIRFEQTKKLHRQAVTIERMSKGFDGKTLFKNFSFTVEAGERVAIIGPNGIGKTTLLRTLMGELTPDAGSVKWTESAELGYYAQDHAHDFEDDVSLFDWMGQWTQGEQMIRGTLGRMLFSNDEILKSVKVISGGEQGRMLFGKLILQKPNVLVMDEPTNHLDMESIEALNLALENYPGTLIFVSHDREFVSSLATRIIELSADGVVDFSGTYDDYLRSQGVIF, from the coding sequence TTGATCTCTACAGCTAACATCACGATGCAGTTCGGCGCCAAGCCACTGTTCGAAAACGTCTCTGTCAAGTTTGGCGCGGGCAACCGCTACGGCCTGATCGGCGCCAACGGTTGCGGCAAGTCGACCTTCATGAAAATCCTCGGCGGCGACCTCGAGCCGTCCGGCGGCCAGGTGATGCTGGAGCCGAACGTGCGCCTGGGTAAACTGCGCCAGGACCAGTTCGCCTACGAGCAATTCACCGTGATCGATACCGTGATCATGGGCCACGAAGAGCTGTGGAAGGTCAAGGCCGAGCGCGACCGCATCTACTCGCTGCCGGAAATGACCGAAGAAGACGGCATGGCCGTGGCCGAGCTGGAAACCGAATTTGCCGAGATGGACGGCTACACCGCCGAATCCCGCGCCGGTGAACTGCTGCTGGGCCTGGGCATTCCCCTGGAGCAGCATTTCGGCCCGATGACCGAAGTCGCCCCAGGCTGGAAACTGCGCGTATTGCTCGCCCAGGCATTGTTCTCCGATCCGGAAGTGCTGTTGCTCGACGAACCGACCAACCACCTGGACATCAACACCATCCGTTGGCTGGAAAACATCCTCACGGCGCGTAACAGCACCATGATCATCATTTCCCACGACCGGCACTTCCTCAACAGCGTCTGCACCCACATGGCCGACCTGGACTACGGTGAGCTGCGCCTGTTCCCGGGCAACTACGACGAGTACATGATCGCGGCCACGCAGTCCCGCGAGCAATTGCTGTCGGACAACGCCAAGAAGAAAGCCCAGATCGCCGAATTGCAGACGTTTGTCAGCCGCTTCTCGGCCAACGCCTCGAAAGCCAAGCAGGCCACCTCCCGTGCCAAGCAGATCGACAAGATCCAGCTGGCCGAGGTCAAGCCATCGAGCCGCGTCAGCCCGTTCATTCGCTTCGAACAGACCAAGAAGCTGCACCGCCAGGCCGTGACCATCGAGCGCATGTCCAAAGGCTTCGACGGCAAGACCCTGTTCAAGAACTTCAGCTTCACCGTCGAAGCCGGCGAGCGCGTGGCGATCATCGGCCCGAACGGCATCGGCAAGACCACCCTGCTGCGCACCTTGATGGGCGAGCTGACACCGGACGCCGGCTCGGTCAAATGGACCGAAAGCGCGGAACTGGGCTACTACGCCCAGGACCATGCCCATGACTTCGAAGACGACGTCAGCCTGTTCGACTGGATGGGCCAGTGGACCCAGGGCGAGCAGATGATCCGGGGTACCCTGGGCCGCATGCTGTTCTCCAACGACGAGATCCTCAAGTCGGTCAAGGTCATCTCCGGTGGTGAACAGGGCCGCATGCTGTTCGGCAAGCTGATCCTGCAAAAGCCGAACGTGCTGGTGATGGACGAACCGACCAACCACTTGGACATGGAATCCATCGAAGCGCTGAACCTGGCGCTGGAAAACTATCCGGGCACGTTGATCTTCGTCAGCCACGACCGCGAATTCGTATCGTCCCTGGCCACCCGCATCATCGAGCTGAGCGCCGACGGCGTGGTCGACTTCAGCGGCACTTATGACGACTACCTGCGCAGCCAGGGTGTGATCTTCTAA
- a CDS encoding alpha/beta hydrolase family protein: MTRLGAALLFCLVASLGPVQAAPAPHPHWSAGFHELDFLDPLDQQPMHAIAFYPSTAKDQSSSLGGYQIDAAPDAQIAIGRFPLLMLSHGNTGTPLALHDLATSLARKGFVVVAVIHPGDNAQDHSRLGTLSNLYGRPIQISEAISATLNDPMLSPFVNAAQVGVIGYSAGGETALILCGATPDLNRLRRYCQERPDDRDACNTRGELIADRDDLSPVADPRVRALLLMAPLSLKFGRHTLADVHVPVLLYSGDGDKLVAFDKNAAALARKLPTAPDFKTLAGAGHFVFMAPCTDEQIAAMPALCTDADGVDRKDIHRTMVSEASRFFSQALGKPTRAGIRTADQ, translated from the coding sequence ATGACACGTCTTGGTGCAGCATTGCTGTTTTGTCTGGTAGCCAGCCTCGGTCCGGTGCAGGCCGCGCCGGCGCCGCATCCGCATTGGAGCGCCGGTTTCCACGAACTGGACTTCCTCGATCCGCTGGACCAACAGCCGATGCATGCCATCGCGTTTTATCCGTCCACCGCGAAAGATCAGTCCAGCTCCCTGGGCGGCTACCAGATCGACGCGGCGCCGGACGCCCAGATCGCCATCGGCCGCTTTCCATTGCTGATGCTGTCCCACGGCAATACCGGCACGCCCCTGGCCCTGCACGACCTGGCCACCTCGCTGGCACGCAAGGGGTTCGTGGTGGTGGCGGTGATTCATCCGGGTGACAACGCCCAGGATCACAGCCGGCTCGGCACGTTGAGCAACCTGTACGGCCGGCCGATCCAGATATCCGAAGCCATCAGCGCAACCCTGAATGATCCGATGCTCTCGCCATTCGTCAATGCCGCGCAGGTTGGCGTGATTGGCTATTCGGCCGGCGGCGAAACTGCCTTGATCCTTTGCGGCGCCACGCCGGACCTCAATCGCCTGCGACGCTACTGCCAGGAACGGCCCGATGACCGTGACGCCTGTAATACCCGGGGCGAGTTGATTGCCGACCGCGATGATCTCTCGCCAGTGGCTGATCCCAGGGTTCGCGCGTTACTGCTGATGGCGCCGTTGAGCCTGAAATTCGGTCGTCACACGTTGGCCGACGTCCATGTGCCGGTGCTGCTCTACAGCGGCGACGGCGACAAACTGGTGGCGTTCGACAAGAACGCAGCAGCCCTGGCCCGCAAACTACCTACCGCGCCGGATTTCAAGACGTTGGCCGGGGCCGGCCACTTTGTCTTCATGGCGCCTTGCACGGACGAGCAGATTGCGGCGATGCCGGCGCTGTGCACCGATGCCGACGGGGTTGATCGCAAGGACATCCACCGCACTATGGTCTCCGAGGCCAGCCGCTTCTTCAGCCAGGCATTGGGCAAGCCGACCCGCGCCGGCATCAGGACCGCCGATCAGTGA
- the lpxO gene encoding lipid A hydroxylase LpxO gives MKLIIVAIYILSIGYVHLRGRVRHKIGRQLSDHSSFLAPVNCLLYLCSKLPSKPFLSPREFPDLSPLQAHWEEIRAEGRNLLQAGEIKRSNQYDDVGFNSFFKTGWKRFYLKWYGDSHPSAMKLCPRTTELVQGIGSIKAAMFAELPPGSKLVRHRDPYAGSYRYHLGLQTPNDAGCYIDVDGEPYHWRDGEAVIFDETFIHYAENTTAQNRIILFCDVERPMKYRWATAFNRWFSRTVMAAAGAPNDAGDKTGGLNRAFSRLYKIRLQGKALKKRNRTLYYMQKWAFFGALLAIFVWI, from the coding sequence GTGAAGCTCATCATTGTTGCGATCTACATCCTCTCCATCGGCTATGTGCACCTGCGCGGACGCGTGCGGCATAAGATCGGCCGCCAACTGAGCGATCACTCGTCCTTCCTCGCGCCGGTCAATTGCCTGCTCTACCTGTGCTCGAAACTGCCCAGCAAGCCGTTCCTCAGCCCAAGGGAATTCCCGGACCTGAGCCCGTTGCAGGCCCATTGGGAAGAGATCCGCGCTGAAGGCCGGAACCTGTTGCAGGCAGGCGAGATCAAGCGTTCCAACCAATACGACGATGTGGGTTTCAACTCATTCTTCAAGACCGGCTGGAAGCGTTTCTACCTCAAGTGGTACGGCGACAGCCATCCGTCGGCCATGAAGCTCTGCCCACGTACCACCGAACTGGTACAGGGCATCGGCTCGATCAAGGCGGCCATGTTCGCCGAATTGCCCCCCGGCTCGAAACTGGTGCGCCATCGCGATCCGTATGCCGGCTCCTATCGCTATCACCTGGGCCTGCAGACCCCCAACGATGCCGGTTGCTACATCGATGTCGATGGCGAGCCCTATCATTGGCGCGACGGCGAGGCGGTCATCTTCGACGAGACGTTCATCCATTACGCCGAAAACACCACGGCACAGAACCGCATCATCTTGTTCTGCGATGTGGAACGGCCGATGAAGTACCGTTGGGCCACGGCGTTCAACCGCTGGTTCAGCCGTACCGTGATGGCCGCCGCTGGCGCGCCGAACGATGCCGGTGACAAGACCGGCGGCCTGAACCGGGCGTTTTCCCGACTGTACAAGATCCGTCTGCAAGGCAAGGCGCTGAAGAAACGCAATCGCACGTTGTACTACATGCAGAAGTGGGCGTTCTTTGGGGCTCTGCTGGCGATTTTCGTCTGGATCTGA
- a CDS encoding MFS transporter codes for MPTAQPAPSSLSITLQIVSIVFYTFIAFLCIGLPIAVLPGYVHDQLGFSAVIAGLTIGSQYLATLLSRPMAGRLSDSIGTKRAIVYGLLGIVLSGVLTLISTLLQDFALPSLLILIVGRVLLGVAQGLIGVGTISWCMGQVGVEHTARSISWNGIASYGAIAIGAPLGVVMVGSLGFASLGIALSLLAGMALLLIRNKPSVPVVRGERLPFWAVFGRISPFGASLCLASIGYGTLTTFITLFYVSRGWTGAAWCLTVFGICFILSRLLFISSIARFGGFSSAIVCMSIETLGLVMLWLAPSTAFALVGAGLAGFGLSLVYPALGVEAIKQVPNSSRGAGLSAYAVFFDLALAIAGPLMGAVALNLGYSSIFFFAALLSLIGLGLALLLRRRAGRSDH; via the coding sequence ATGCCAACAGCCCAGCCCGCTCCCAGCTCCTTGTCGATCACCTTGCAGATCGTCTCCATCGTTTTCTACACGTTCATCGCGTTTCTCTGCATCGGCCTGCCGATCGCCGTGTTGCCTGGCTATGTCCATGACCAGTTGGGTTTCAGCGCCGTCATCGCCGGGCTGACCATCGGTTCCCAGTACCTGGCGACCCTGCTCAGCCGGCCCATGGCCGGGAGGTTGTCGGACAGTATCGGCACCAAGCGGGCCATCGTTTATGGCTTGCTGGGGATTGTACTCAGTGGTGTGCTGACACTGATCTCGACATTGTTGCAGGACTTTGCCTTGCCAAGCCTGTTGATCCTGATCGTTGGTCGCGTGCTCTTGGGCGTGGCCCAAGGCCTGATCGGCGTCGGGACGATCAGTTGGTGCATGGGCCAGGTCGGCGTGGAGCATACCGCCCGATCGATTTCCTGGAACGGCATCGCTTCCTACGGGGCCATCGCCATCGGCGCGCCGCTGGGGGTGGTGATGGTCGGTAGCCTCGGTTTCGCCAGCCTGGGCATCGCCTTGTCCTTGTTGGCCGGCATGGCGTTGTTGCTGATCCGCAATAAACCCTCGGTGCCGGTCGTGCGTGGCGAGCGCCTGCCCTTCTGGGCGGTGTTCGGGCGCATATCGCCGTTTGGCGCGAGCCTGTGCCTGGCCTCGATCGGCTACGGCACGCTCACCACGTTCATTACGCTGTTCTACGTGAGCCGCGGCTGGACCGGTGCGGCGTGGTGCCTGACGGTCTTCGGCATCTGTTTCATCCTGTCGCGGCTGCTGTTCATTTCCAGCATCGCCCGTTTCGGTGGCTTCAGCTCGGCCATTGTCTGCATGAGCATCGAGACCCTGGGGCTGGTGATGCTCTGGCTCGCCCCCTCCACCGCGTTTGCCCTGGTCGGCGCGGGCCTGGCCGGCTTCGGCTTGTCGTTGGTCTATCCGGCGCTGGGCGTGGAAGCGATCAAGCAGGTGCCCAACAGCAGCCGGGGCGCCGGGTTGAGTGCCTACGCGGTGTTTTTCGACCTGGCATTGGCGATTGCCGGCCCACTGATGGGCGCAGTGGCGTTGAACCTTGGCTATTCGTCGATTTTCTTCTTCGCGGCCTTGCTGTCGCTCATCGGCCTGGGCCTGGCGCTATTGCTGCGCCGGCGGGCCGGACGCAGCGATCACTGA
- a CDS encoding PQQ-dependent sugar dehydrogenase, with the protein MLRKTIRTTLCASAMVVFATPVFAAQVQALKSEEGTLEVTTVVRGLEHPWSVAFLPDQQGMLVTERAGNLRFVGTDGKLSAPLNGVPEVWAKGQGGLLDVVLSPDFKQDRTIYLSYAEAGKDGKAGTAVGRGQLSKDLKSLDGFDVIFRQQPKLSTGNHFGSRLVFDRDGYLFITLGENNDRPTAQDLDKLQGKIVRIYPDGKVPDDNPFVGQKNVRPEIWSYGLRNPQGAALNPWNGTVWENEHGPKGGDELNIVERGKNYGWPLATHGDNYSGAPIPEAQGKTVEGTVGPHHVWQVSPGLSGMAFYDNDRFKPWQRNAFIGALVSKDLIRLEFEGDKVVHEERLLGELKERIRDVRQGPDGFLYVLTDEDDGALYKVGLK; encoded by the coding sequence ATGTTGCGTAAAACAATCCGGACCACCCTGTGTGCCAGCGCTATGGTGGTCTTCGCCACGCCAGTCTTCGCCGCGCAAGTGCAGGCATTGAAGAGCGAGGAAGGCACCCTCGAAGTGACAACCGTGGTCAGGGGGCTCGAGCATCCCTGGTCCGTGGCGTTCTTGCCCGACCAGCAGGGCATGCTGGTGACGGAGCGCGCCGGCAACCTGCGGTTTGTGGGCACCGATGGCAAATTATCCGCACCGTTGAACGGTGTTCCCGAGGTCTGGGCCAAGGGGCAGGGTGGTTTGCTGGATGTGGTGCTGTCGCCGGACTTCAAGCAGGACCGTACGATTTACCTGTCCTACGCCGAGGCCGGTAAGGACGGCAAGGCCGGTACCGCCGTGGGCCGGGGGCAACTGTCCAAGGACTTGAAAAGCCTCGACGGTTTCGACGTGATTTTCCGACAACAGCCCAAGCTCTCCACCGGCAATCACTTCGGCTCCCGCCTGGTGTTCGACCGGGACGGCTACCTGTTCATCACCCTGGGGGAAAACAACGATCGCCCGACCGCCCAGGACCTGGACAAGTTGCAGGGCAAGATCGTGCGGATCTACCCCGACGGCAAGGTGCCTGACGACAACCCCTTTGTCGGTCAGAAGAACGTACGCCCGGAGATCTGGTCGTACGGCCTGCGCAACCCCCAGGGCGCTGCGCTCAACCCGTGGAACGGCACGGTGTGGGAGAACGAGCACGGCCCCAAGGGCGGTGACGAGTTGAACATCGTCGAGCGGGGCAAGAACTATGGCTGGCCGCTGGCGACCCACGGCGACAACTATTCAGGCGCGCCGATCCCCGAGGCCCAGGGCAAGACCGTCGAAGGCACCGTCGGGCCGCACCATGTCTGGCAGGTGTCGCCAGGGCTCAGCGGCATGGCGTTCTATGACAATGACCGCTTCAAGCCCTGGCAACGCAACGCGTTTATCGGGGCGTTGGTGTCCAAGGACCTGATCCGCCTGGAATTCGAGGGCGACAAGGTCGTTCATGAGGAGCGCTTGCTGGGTGAACTCAAGGAACGTATCCGGGACGTTCGCCAGGGCCCGGATGGTTTCCTCTATGTGCTGACAGATGAAGACGACGGTGCGCTGTACAAAGTCGGTCTGAAATAA
- a CDS encoding LysR substrate-binding domain-containing protein gives MQDLNDLYYFAKVVEAGGFAAAGRLLGIPKSRLSRRIAELEERLNARLLQRTTRQLKLTAVGERYLRHCQAMLLEAEMADEAVASMSSEPRGRLRVSSPVGLAHQFLPSIIETFLAKYPQVQLEMTLLNRRVDLVSEGIDVALRVRDLGDEDPLLMTRRLRQARLIMVASPAFTQGRRIETPEDLRQLPVLGALEADRLVHLRLLDSDGQSTELTLEARLGIDDFIVRRACALAGLGFTLLPSMYCEEELRDGRLVELLPGWSSPDGWLLAVYPHRRGMLPAVRAWIDHLVAAFEQCGDKTL, from the coding sequence ATGCAAGACCTCAACGATCTTTATTACTTCGCCAAGGTGGTCGAGGCCGGCGGCTTCGCTGCGGCCGGCCGCCTGCTCGGCATCCCGAAGTCGCGGCTGTCACGGCGTATCGCCGAGCTGGAAGAACGTCTCAATGCTCGCCTGCTGCAACGTACGACCCGCCAGTTGAAGCTGACCGCAGTGGGCGAACGCTACCTGCGCCACTGCCAGGCGATGCTGCTGGAGGCGGAGATGGCCGACGAGGCCGTGGCAAGCATGTCCAGCGAACCCCGTGGACGATTGCGGGTGTCGAGCCCGGTGGGACTGGCGCATCAGTTCCTGCCATCGATCATCGAAACCTTCCTGGCTAAGTATCCGCAGGTCCAACTGGAGATGACGCTGCTCAACCGCCGGGTGGATCTGGTCAGCGAAGGCATCGACGTCGCGCTGCGCGTGCGGGACCTGGGGGACGAAGACCCACTCTTGATGACTCGCCGCTTGCGCCAGGCCCGGTTGATCATGGTCGCCAGCCCGGCCTTCACCCAGGGACGACGAATCGAAACCCCGGAAGATCTTCGGCAATTGCCGGTGCTGGGGGCATTGGAAGCGGATCGGCTGGTTCACCTGCGCCTGCTTGACAGCGATGGTCAAAGTACCGAGCTGACCCTGGAAGCACGCCTGGGCATCGATGATTTCATCGTGCGCCGCGCCTGCGCCCTCGCCGGCCTGGGCTTTACGCTGTTGCCAAGCATGTATTGCGAAGAGGAATTGCGTGACGGCAGATTAGTGGAGCTGTTGCCGGGTTGGTCGTCCCCCGATGGCTGGCTCTTGGCGGTTTATCCCCACCGACGGGGTATGCTGCCGGCGGTGCGCGCCTGGATCGATCACCTGGTAGCGGCATTCGAACAATGTGGAGATAAAACGCTATGA